One window from the genome of Cricetulus griseus strain 17A/GY chromosome 2, alternate assembly CriGri-PICRH-1.0, whole genome shotgun sequence encodes:
- the Gpr3 gene encoding G-protein coupled receptor 3: MLWGTGSSMAWLSAGSGSVNVSGVDPGEEPTGPATLLPSPKAWDVVLCISGTLVSCENALVVAIIVGTPAFRAPMFLLVGSLAIADLLAGLGLVLYFAAVFCIGSQEMSLVLVGVLAMAFTASIGSLLAITVDRYLSLYNALTYYSETTVTRTYLMLALVWVGALGLGLVPVLAWNCRDGLTTCGVVYPLSKNHLVVLAVAFFMVFGIMLQLYAQICRIVCRHAQQIALQRHLLPASHYVATRKGIATLAVVLGAFAACWLPFTVYCLLGDANSPYLYTYLTLLPATYNSMINPVIYAFRNQDVQKVLWAICCCCSTSKIPFRSRSPSDV, encoded by the coding sequence ATGTTGTGGGGTACAGGCAGCTCCATGGCCTGGCTCTCAGCTGGCTCAGGCAGCGTCAATGTGAGCGGTGTGGACCCAGGAGAGGAACCCACAGGCCCAGCTACACTGCTGCCCTCTCCCAAGGCCTGGGATGTGGTGTTGTGCATCTCAGGCACCCTGGTGTCCTGCGAGAACGCACTGGTGGTGGCCATCATCGTGGGCACTCCTGCCTTCCGTGCCCCCATGTTCCTGCTGGTGGGTAGCTTGGCCATAGCAGACCTGCTGGCGGGCCTGGGCCTGGTCCTGTACTTTGCGGCTGTCTTCTGCATTGGCTCACAAGAGATGAGCCTGGTGCTGGTTGGTGTGCTAGCAATGGCCTTTACTGCCAGCATTGGCAGCCTGCTGGCCATCACTGTTGACCGCTACCTTTCCCTGTACAACGCCCTCACCTATTACTCAGAGACAACAGTAACGCGGACCTATCTGATGCTGGCCTTGGTGTGGGTGGGGGCCCTGGGTCTGGGGCTGGTTCctgtgctggcctggaactgccGGGATGGCCTGACCACCTGTGGTGTGGTATATCCCCTCTCCAAGAACCATCTGGTGGTCCTGGCCGTAGCCTTCTTCATGGTGTTTGGCATCATGCTGCAGCTCTATGCCCAGATCTGCCGCATTGTCTGCCGCCATGCCCAGCAGATTGCCCTCCAACGACACCTGCTGCCTGCCTCTCACTACGTGGCCACCCGCAAGGGCATCGCCACATTGGCCGTGGTGCTTGGCGCCTTTGCTGCCTGCTGGTTGCCCTTCACTGTCTACTGCCTCCTGGGAGATGCCAACTCTCCATATCTCTACACCTATCTCACCCTGCTCCCTGCCACCTACAACTCCATGATCAACCCAGTCATCTACGCCTTCCGCAACCAAGACGTGCAGAAGGTGCTGTGGGCCATTTGCTGCTGCTGCTCGACTTCCAAGATCCCGTTCCGGTCCCGGTCCCCTAGTGATGTCTAG